The nucleotide window GCTTTCGGGCTCAATACTGGAATTGTGCCGCCGGTATTCTAAAAAAGTTGGGTTGATCTATCCGGGAAGAAGATTCTTCTTCCCCAGTCCAAGCAGTCGCGGAGAGGGGATGTATTCCCAAGAGTGGATCATTCCCACCTTCAGGAAATTTTTGATTGAGGCCGGACTATATCGCCATTGCGCAGGGAACGAACCCAGACTTTATGATCTCCGCCATACATTTGCCACACATCGTTTGTATCAATGGATGAAGGAAGGACAGGATGTCAATGCCTGTCTTGCTTATCTCAGCGAGTATATGGGACACAAAAATCTATCTGACACCGCCTATTACATTCATCTGGTGCCTGAATTTTTCCCACAAATGTCAGATCTTC belongs to Oscillospiraceae bacterium CM and includes:
- a CDS encoding tyrosine-type recombinase/integrase, with translation MIDQCQPSTRTPAKHLVVSVMFRMIYCCGLRPIEARRLRPEDVDLNTGCVKILESKGHKDRIVMLSGSILELCRRYSKKVGLIYPGRRFFFPSPSSRGEGMYSQEWIIPTFRKFLIEAGLYRHCAGNEPRLYDLRHTFATHRLYQWMKEGQDVNACLAYLSEYMGHKNLSDTAYYIHLVPEFFPQMSDLHLEDYVEMIPEVERC